A stretch of the Aricia agestis chromosome 15, ilAriAges1.1, whole genome shotgun sequence genome encodes the following:
- the LOC121734095 gene encoding bumetanide-sensitive sodium-(potassium)-chloride cotransporter, which produces MEENRFSVSKVDGESKKNGIHMGASIITRPIRSSAETIENGDANPQAETWLHDAGWRRKRSLAQLTREALPRMENYRNSKRALKRPSLGELHGDHLIAEEDVKNNQRDTKSPTPAHGIKLGWIQGVLIPCLLNIWGVMLFLRISWVVSQAGVGLSLVIIAISAIVCVITTLSMSALCTNGEVKGGGIYYIISRSLGPEFGASVGIIFAFANAVAASMNTIGFCDSLNDLLKSQGVQIVDGGVNDVRIVGSVALVVMCIICAVGMDWESKAQNFLIAIIVGAMVDFVVGTFMGPRDATEIAQGFVGLSSATLTSNFKPDFRYSEKVDHNFFSVFAIFFPSVTGIQAGANISGDLKDPASSIPKGTLLALLISMISYALMVFFSGGGALRDASGNLTDLIMVNGTVIDYSGLNSCINTTDGCTFGLHNSYSVMQLMSAWGPFIYGGCWAATLSTALTNLLSVPRLIQALGTDRIYPGLIFFSKPYGKHGEPYRGYVLTFFVSLVFLLIADLNKIAPLISNFYLASYALINFCTFHAALVRPLGWRPTFKYYNVWVSMLGFLMCVAIMLLISWEMSLITFGIFFTLYLIVHYRKPDVNWGSSTQAQIYKNALSSAHSLARTGEHVKNYWPQLLVLAGRPHERPALVDLGHLITKNGSLMLIGDISQQKLSYRDRASRIRAGDEWLRGRKVRAFCASVHGFNFETGARALLQSCGLGRLAPNVLLMGYKADWTVAPPADLEAYFNVLHAAFENRLAVAIVRVPGGLDYGVVATEGEGAASGHTGTSCGSAELRVRRQPLIMHADSDLDIARSTDSQPSSRHNLNLFSLTTSRSFTISEKSDTKDRKKEKEKKKDIHRQVIYKTSSGFEVSTEQLAQMSIFKRKQEAGTLDVWWLYDDGGLTMLLPYIVSQRAAWARCRLRVFALANRNHELELEERNMANLLSKFRIDYSSLTMVQDITDAPQPDTRRMFDDLVRKFTEEAQGQECLISSTELATLAEKTNRQLRLRELLLANSKDANLVVMSLPMPRKGSVSAPLYMAWLEMLSRDLPPMMFVRGNHTSVLTFYS; this is translated from the exons gACGTGAAAAATAACCAAAGAGATACAAAATCACCGACGCCAGCGCACGGAATCAAGCTAGGATGGATTCAA GGCGTGCTGATCCCGTGCCTGCTCAACATCTGGGGTGTGATGCTGTTTCTCCGCATCTCGTGGGTGGTCTCCCAGGCCGGTGTGGGGCTCTCCCTGGTCATCATCGCGATATCCGCCATCGTGTGTGTGATCACTACCTTGTCTATGAGCGCGCTGTGTACGAATGGGGAGGTTAAAGGAG gtggcatTTACTACATAATCTCACGATCCCTGGGTCCGGAGTTCGGTGCGAGCGTCGGCATAATATTCGCGTTCGCCAATGCCGTAGCGGCCAGTATGAACACCATTGGCTTCTGCGACTCCCTCAACGACCTGCTGAAGTCGCAGGGTGTGCAGATCGTGGACGGGGGAGTCAATGATGTGAGGATTGTCGGCTCCGTGGCGTTGGTGGTGATGTGCATCATATGCGCGGTCGGCATGGACTGGGAGAGTAAGGCGCAG AACTTCCTGATCGCAATAATCGTGGGCGCGATGGTGGACTTCGTGGTGGGCACGTTCATGGGCCCGCGCGACGCGACCGAGATCGCGCAGGGCTTCGTCGGCCTCTCCT CGGCGACCCTGACCTCCAACTTCAAGCCGGATTTCCGGTACAGCGAGAAGGTGGACCACAACTTCTTCAGCGTGTTCGCCATCTTCTTCCCGTCTGTCACCGGCATCCAGGCTGGTGCTAATATCTCCGGAGATCTGAAG GATCCCGCGTCTTCGATACCCAAAGGCACGCTGCTGGCGCTCCTCATCTCTATGATCAGCTACGCCCTGATGGTGTTCTTCTCGGGGGGCGGAGCCTTAAGGGACGCCAGCGGGAACCTCACGGACCTCATCATGGTCAACGGCACGGTGATTGACTACTCCGGACTCAACAGTTGCATCAACACCACCGATGGATGCACGTTTGGACTACATAATAGTTATTCT GTGATGCAGCTAATGTCAGCGTGGGGTCCGTTCATCTACGGCGGCTGCTGGGCGGCGACTCTGTCCACGGCCCTCACCAACCTGCTGTCAGTCCCCCGGCTGATCCAGGCGCTGGGTACGGACAGGATCTATCCTGGCCTGATCTTCTTCTCCAAGCCGTACGGCAAACACGGCGAGCCGTACAGAGGATATGTGCTCACTTTCTTCGTGTCGCTCGTGTTTTTGTTGATTG CGGACCTGAACAAGATCGCGCCGCTGATCTCCAACTTCTACCTGGCGTCGTATGCTCTCATCAACTTTTGCACCTTCCACGCCGCGCTCGTGCGACCGCTCGGCTGGAGACCCACTTTCAAG TACTACAACGTATGGGTATCGATGCTGGGTTTCCTGATGTGCGTGGCCATCATGCTGCTCATCTCCTGGGAGATGTCCCTCATCACATTCGGCATCTTCTTCACTCTCTACCTGATAGTGCATTACCGGAAACCGG ACGTAAACTGGGGTAGCAGCACGCAAGCTCAGATCTACAAGAACGCGCTCTCCAGTGCGCACAGTCTAGCTCGTACTGGCGAGCACGTGAAGAATTACTGGCCGCAATTGCTGGTGTTAGCGGGCAGACCGCACGAGAGACCAGCGTTGGTGGACTTGGGGCATCTCATCACTAAGAATGGCTCCCTCATGCTCATTGGGGATATATCCCAG CAAAAGCTATCCTACCGCGACCGCGCGTCCCGCATCCGCGCGGGCGACGAGTGGCTGCGCGGGCGCAAGGTGCGGGCCTTCTGCGCCTCCGTACACGGGTTCAACTTCGAGACCGGCGCGCGGGCGCTGCTGCAGTCCTGCGGGCTCGGGCGATTGGCGCCCAATGTGTTGCTGATGGGCTATAAAGCGGATTGGACTGTGGCGCCGCCTGCGGATTTGGAAGCGTACTTTAATGTGTTACA CGCGGCGTTCGAGAACCGTCTCGCCGTGGCCATAGTCCGCGTACCGGGTGGGCTGGACTACGGTGTCGTCGCCACAGAGGGAGAAGGTGCAGCCAGCGGCCACACCGGCACGTCTTGCGGCAGCGCCGAGTTGAGAGTGCGACGACAGCCCCTCATCATGCACGCTGACTCTGACCTCGATATAGCCCGTAGTACTGATTCCCAGCCGTCCAGCAGGCATAACCTCA ATCTATTCTCGCTGACGACATCACGGTCCTTCACCATCTCTGAGAAGAGCGACACTAAGGACAGGAAGAAGGAGAAGGAGAAAAAGAAAGACATCCACCGCCAGGTGATCTACAAGACCTCGTCCGGCTTCGAGGTCTCCACCGAGCAGCTCGCACAGATGTCCATATTCAAGAGGAAACAG GAGGCGGGCACGCTGGACGTGTGGTGGTTGTACGACGACGGCGGTCTGACGATGCTGCTGCCGTACATCGTGTCGCAGCGCGCGGCGTGGGCCCGCTGCAGGCTGCGCGTCTTCGCGCTAGCTAATAGGAACCACGAGTTGGAGCTGGAGGAGAGAAA CATGGCGAACCTGCTGTCGAAGTTCCGCATCGACTACTCGTCGCTGACGATGGTGCAGGACATCACGGACGCGCCGCAGCCCGACACAAGACGCATGTTTGACGACCTCGTACGCAAGTTCACCGAGGAGGCGCAGGGACAAG AGTGCCTGATAAGCTCGACGGAGCTGGCAACCCTGGCGGAGAAGACGAACCGTCAGCTGCGGCTGCGGGAGCTGCTGCTCGCCAACTCCAAAGACGCCAACCTCGTCGTCATGTCGCTGCCCATGCCGAGGAAG GGTTCGGTATCGGCACCGCTGTATATGGCGTGGCTGGAGATGCTGAGCCGCGACCTGCCACCCATGATGTTCGTGCGCGGCAACCACACCTCCGTGCTCACCTTCTACTCGTAA